In one window of Rhizobium oryzihabitans DNA:
- a CDS encoding pseudouridine-5'-phosphate glycosidase: MTRPISPLLPIVYSQEVAAAKQRGAPIVALESTIITHGMPYPGNIEMAESVEQIIRDQGAVPATIAVIHGTLHIGLEKDQLEALAKTTDAMKVSRADIAFAIAERRTGATTVAATMIAAARAGIRVFATGGIGGVHKGAEETFDISADLTELAKTGVIVVCAGAKAILDIPKTLEVLETNGVPVVTFGSEEFPAFWSRSSGLPSPLSLNSPAAIANFQVTREQLGIDGGMLVANPVPEEDEIPREEMEIYINRAISHAERDEVTGKAVTPYLLGDIFRLTDGRSLETNIALVRNNAQLAAEIAVALN; the protein is encoded by the coding sequence ATGACCCGCCCCATCTCCCCGCTCCTGCCCATCGTCTATTCGCAAGAGGTTGCCGCCGCCAAGCAGCGCGGCGCACCGATCGTGGCGCTCGAATCGACCATCATCACCCATGGCATGCCCTATCCCGGCAATATCGAGATGGCCGAAAGCGTCGAGCAGATCATCCGCGATCAGGGTGCTGTTCCGGCAACCATCGCCGTCATTCACGGCACCCTGCATATCGGCCTCGAGAAGGACCAGCTTGAGGCGCTCGCAAAGACCACCGATGCCATGAAGGTTTCGCGCGCCGATATCGCCTTCGCGATTGCCGAGCGCCGCACCGGCGCCACCACCGTGGCTGCCACCATGATCGCCGCCGCCCGTGCCGGCATCCGCGTTTTCGCCACCGGCGGCATCGGCGGTGTGCACAAGGGCGCGGAAGAGACCTTCGATATTTCCGCCGATCTGACCGAGCTTGCGAAAACCGGCGTGATCGTCGTCTGCGCCGGCGCCAAGGCCATTCTGGATATTCCGAAGACACTGGAAGTTCTCGAAACCAACGGCGTACCGGTCGTCACCTTCGGTTCGGAAGAATTCCCGGCCTTCTGGTCGCGTTCCTCCGGCCTGCCGAGCCCGCTGTCACTCAACAGCCCGGCGGCTATCGCCAATTTCCAGGTGACCCGCGAGCAGCTGGGCATCGATGGCGGCATGCTGGTGGCCAATCCCGTGCCGGAAGAAGACGAAATTCCGCGCGAGGAAATGGAAATCTACATCAACCGCGCCATCTCCCACGCCGAGCGCGACGAGGTCACTGGCAAGGCGGTCACGCCCTATCTGCTCGGCGATATCTTCCGCCTGACGGATGGCCGCAGCCTCGAGACCAATATTGCGCTGGTGCGCAACAATGCCCAGCTTGCGGCAGAGATCGCAGTGGCGCTGAACTGA
- a CDS encoding VOC family protein, translating to MRFVNPIPFVRDINRSKEFYRDRLGLTIVEDFGNFVLFETGFAIHDGRSLEETVWRRSRGAEEPYGRRNMLLYFEHADVEAAFQSIAPHVELIHPLERQAWGQRVFRFYDPDGHAIEVGEPLGQSGE from the coding sequence ATGCGCTTTGTAAATCCCATCCCTTTCGTGCGCGATATCAATCGCTCCAAGGAATTTTATCGTGACAGGCTCGGCCTCACCATAGTGGAGGATTTCGGGAATTTCGTCCTATTCGAAACCGGCTTTGCAATTCATGACGGGCGGTCGCTTGAAGAGACGGTGTGGCGGAGGTCGCGGGGTGCGGAAGAGCCCTATGGCAGACGAAACATGCTGCTTTATTTCGAGCATGCGGATGTGGAAGCGGCTTTTCAAAGCATCGCGCCGCATGTGGAGCTTATTCATCCTCTTGAGCGGCAAGCCTGGGGCCAAAGGGTGTTTCGTTTTTACGATCCGGATGGGCATGCAATAGAGGTCGGAGAGCCGCTCGGCCAATCCGGGGAGTAA
- a CDS encoding carbohydrate kinase family protein gives MKKILVLGGAHIDRRGMIEAETAPGASNPGSWMEEAGGGGFNAARNLSRLGFQVRIIAPRGGDVTGEAVAEAARQAGVEDTPFTFLDRRTPSYTAIMERDGNLVIALADMDLYRLFSPRRLKVRAVREAITASDLLLCDANLPEDTLTALGLVARACEKPLAAIAISPAKAVKLKGALADIDMLFMNEAEARALTGQTTANVRDWPEILRKAGLAGGVVTRGASEVVAFNATETAILHPPLIREVKDVTGAGDAMASGYLAAIAEGNTIAQALRLGAAAAAITVQSPFATAQDLSKDSVEAMLGLVPEAEMLA, from the coding sequence GTGAAGAAAATACTCGTTCTGGGCGGCGCGCACATAGACCGGCGCGGCATGATCGAGGCGGAAACAGCGCCCGGCGCCAGCAATCCCGGCTCGTGGATGGAAGAGGCCGGCGGCGGCGGTTTCAATGCGGCCCGCAATCTCTCCCGGCTCGGTTTTCAGGTCCGCATCATCGCCCCGCGCGGCGGCGACGTCACCGGCGAAGCCGTGGCGGAAGCCGCAAGACAGGCGGGCGTGGAAGATACGCCCTTCACCTTCCTCGACCGTCGCACGCCGAGCTACACCGCCATTATGGAACGCGACGGCAATCTCGTCATCGCGCTTGCCGATATGGATCTTTACCGGCTGTTTTCCCCGCGCCGCCTTAAAGTTCGCGCGGTGCGTGAAGCGATTACCGCGAGCGATCTTCTCCTCTGCGACGCCAATCTGCCCGAAGATACGCTGACGGCGCTCGGTCTCGTTGCCCGCGCCTGCGAAAAGCCGCTTGCGGCCATCGCAATTTCGCCCGCCAAGGCAGTGAAGCTGAAAGGCGCGCTCGCCGATATCGACATGCTCTTCATGAATGAGGCGGAGGCCCGCGCCCTGACCGGGCAAACGACAGCAAATGTGCGCGACTGGCCGGAGATCCTGCGCAAGGCGGGGCTTGCCGGCGGCGTCGTCACCCGTGGTGCAAGCGAGGTCGTGGCCTTCAATGCGACGGAAACAGCAATTCTCCACCCGCCGCTCATCCGCGAGGTAAAGGACGTGACGGGTGCGGGAGACGCCATGGCCTCCGGTTATCTCGCGGCGATCGCCGAGGGCAACACCATCGCACAAGCATTGCGGCTGGGTGCCGCGGCAGCCGCCATCACGGTGCAATCGCCCTTCGCCACCGCCCAAGACCTATCAAAAGACAGTGTCGAGGCCATGTTGGGGCTTGTCCCCGAGGCCGAAATGCTGGCATGA
- the recA gene encoding recombinase RecA: protein MAQNSLRLVEDKSVDKSKALEAALSQIERSFGKGSIMKLGSNENVVEVETVSTGSLSLDIALGIGGLPKGRIVEIYGPESSGKTTLALQTIAEAQKKGGICAFVDAEHALDPVYARKLGVDLQNLLISQPDTGEQALEITDTLVRSGAVDILVVDSVAALTPRAEIEGEMGDSLPGLQARLMSQALRKLTASISKSKCMVIFINQIRMKIGVMFGSPETTTGGNALKFYASVRLDIRRIGAVKEREEVVGNQTRVKVVKNKMAPPFKQVEFDIMYGEGVSKTGELVDLGVKAGIVEKSGAWFSYNSQRLGQGRENAKTFLRDNPETANEIELALRQNAGLIADRFLQNGGPDAGEGDDGSDEG, encoded by the coding sequence ATGGCACAAAATTCTTTGCGTCTCGTAGAGGATAAATCGGTGGATAAAAGCAAGGCACTGGAAGCGGCGCTCTCCCAGATCGAACGGTCGTTCGGCAAGGGATCGATCATGAAGCTCGGTTCCAATGAAAACGTGGTTGAAGTGGAGACCGTTTCGACGGGTTCGCTCAGCCTGGATATTGCGCTCGGTATCGGCGGCCTGCCGAAGGGGCGTATCGTTGAGATTTACGGTCCGGAAAGCTCCGGTAAAACCACGCTCGCGTTGCAGACGATTGCGGAAGCCCAGAAGAAGGGCGGTATCTGCGCCTTCGTGGATGCCGAGCATGCGCTCGACCCGGTCTATGCCCGCAAGCTTGGTGTGGATTTGCAGAACCTCCTGATCTCGCAGCCGGATACGGGCGAGCAGGCCCTCGAAATCACCGATACGCTGGTGCGTTCCGGTGCTGTCGACATTCTGGTCGTGGACTCGGTTGCGGCGCTGACCCCGCGGGCCGAAATCGAAGGTGAAATGGGCGACAGCCTGCCGGGTCTTCAAGCGCGCTTGATGAGCCAGGCGCTGCGCAAGCTGACGGCCTCGATCTCCAAGTCGAAGTGCATGGTGATCTTCATCAACCAGATCCGCATGAAGATCGGCGTCATGTTCGGTTCGCCGGAAACGACGACGGGCGGCAACGCGCTGAAGTTTTACGCTTCCGTGCGCCTCGACATTCGCCGCATCGGCGCCGTCAAGGAACGCGAAGAGGTTGTTGGCAACCAGACCCGCGTGAAGGTCGTCAAGAACAAGATGGCGCCGCCCTTCAAGCAGGTGGAATTCGACATCATGTATGGCGAAGGCGTTTCCAAGACCGGCGAGCTTGTCGATCTCGGCGTCAAGGCCGGCATCGTCGAGAAATCCGGTGCCTGGTTCTCCTATAACAGTCAGCGTCTGGGGCAGGGGCGTGAAAACGCCAAGACCTTCCTGCGCGACAATCCGGAAACGGCAAATGAGATCGAACTGGCATTGCGCCAGAATGCCGGTCTGATCGCCGACCGCTTCCTGCAGAATGGCGGCCCGGACGCCGGCGAAGGCGACGACGGCAGCGACGAAGGCTGA
- the alaS gene encoding alanine--tRNA ligase, producing the protein MSGVNEIRSTFLDYFKKNGHEIVPSSPLVPRNDPTLMFTNAGMVQFKNVFTGLESRPYSTAASAQKCVRAGGKHNDLDNVGYTARHHTFFEMLGNFSFGDYFKEEAITHAWNLITKEFGIDRNRLLVTVYHTDDEAFDLWKKIAGFSDDRIIRIPTSDNFWAMGDTGPCGPCSEIFYDHGDHIWGGPPGSPEEDGDRFIEIWNLVFMQYEQLTKEERIDLPRPSIDTGMGLERISALLQGKHDNYDTDLFRALISASVEATGVPAEGEKRASHRVIADHLRSSAFLIADGVLPSNEGRGYVLRRIMRRAMRHAELLGAREPLIYKLLPALVQQMGRAYPELVRAEALISETLKLEETRFRKTLERGLSLLSDATSTLHKGDMLDGETAFKLYDTYGFPLDLTQDALRAREIGVDISGFTDAMERQKAEARSHWAGSGDKATETVWFELKEKFGASEFLGYDTETAEGVIQAIVKDGKSVDSAADGETVQIVVNQTPFYGESGGQMGDTGVISSDNGAFTVSDTQKKGEGLFVHTGTVSKGGFKLGEAVQLTVDHDRRSRLRANHSATHLLHEALREVLGTHVAQKGSLVAPERLRFDVSHPKPMSAEELKVVEEMANEIVLQNSPVVTRLMSVDDAIAEGAMALFGEKYGDEVRVVSMGTGVQGAKANRPYSVELCGGTHVAATGQIGLIRILGESAVGAGVRRLEAVTGQGALAYLAEQDERVKALASSLKVQPGDVLSRVEGLLDERKKLERELADARRKLAMGGGSSDAGANDVQQVAGVNFLAKSLSGIDAKDLKGLADEAKANLGSGVVLLIAVSEDGKASAVAAVTEDLTARFSAVDIVRTASAALGGKGGGGRPDMAQAGGPDGAKAQEAIEAVAAALAA; encoded by the coding sequence ATGAGCGGTGTGAATGAAATTCGGTCGACCTTTCTCGACTACTTCAAGAAGAACGGACACGAGATCGTGCCCTCCAGCCCGCTGGTGCCGCGCAACGATCCGACACTGATGTTCACCAATGCCGGCATGGTGCAGTTCAAGAACGTCTTTACCGGTCTTGAAAGCCGTCCCTATTCCACCGCGGCATCGGCGCAGAAATGCGTGCGCGCCGGCGGCAAGCACAATGATCTGGACAATGTCGGTTATACGGCCCGCCACCATACCTTCTTCGAGATGCTCGGTAATTTCTCCTTCGGCGATTATTTCAAGGAAGAAGCGATCACCCACGCCTGGAACCTGATCACCAAGGAATTCGGCATCGATCGCAACCGTCTGCTGGTCACGGTCTATCACACTGACGACGAGGCCTTTGATCTCTGGAAGAAGATCGCCGGCTTTTCCGACGACCGCATCATCCGCATTCCGACCAGTGACAATTTCTGGGCCATGGGCGATACTGGTCCCTGCGGTCCCTGCTCGGAAATCTTCTACGACCACGGCGACCATATCTGGGGCGGCCCGCCCGGCTCGCCGGAAGAGGATGGCGACCGGTTCATCGAAATCTGGAACCTCGTCTTCATGCAATATGAGCAGCTGACGAAGGAAGAACGCATCGACCTGCCGCGCCCGTCGATTGACACCGGCATGGGTCTCGAGCGTATTTCCGCGCTGCTGCAGGGCAAGCACGACAATTACGACACCGATCTGTTCCGGGCGCTGATTTCGGCCTCCGTTGAAGCGACCGGCGTTCCGGCGGAAGGCGAAAAGCGCGCCAGCCACCGGGTCATCGCCGATCATCTGCGCTCGTCCGCCTTCCTGATCGCCGATGGTGTTCTGCCGTCGAACGAAGGTCGCGGTTACGTTCTGCGCCGCATCATGCGCCGCGCCATGCGCCATGCCGAACTTCTCGGCGCGCGCGAGCCGCTGATCTACAAGCTTTTGCCGGCGCTGGTGCAGCAGATGGGTCGCGCCTATCCGGAACTCGTCCGCGCCGAGGCGCTGATCTCCGAGACGCTGAAACTTGAGGAAACCCGGTTCCGCAAGACGCTGGAACGCGGCCTTTCGCTGCTTTCCGACGCCACCTCGACACTGCACAAGGGCGACATGCTGGACGGCGAAACGGCCTTCAAGCTTTACGACACCTATGGTTTCCCGCTCGATCTGACGCAGGACGCATTGCGCGCCCGCGAAATCGGCGTCGATATTTCCGGCTTTACGGATGCCATGGAGCGCCAGAAGGCGGAAGCGCGCTCGCACTGGGCCGGTTCCGGCGACAAGGCGACGGAAACCGTCTGGTTCGAGCTGAAGGAAAAATTCGGCGCGAGTGAATTCCTGGGATATGACACGGAAACCGCCGAAGGCGTCATTCAGGCGATCGTCAAGGACGGGAAGTCGGTTGACAGCGCCGCCGATGGCGAAACGGTGCAGATCGTCGTCAACCAAACGCCGTTTTATGGTGAGTCCGGTGGCCAGATGGGCGATACCGGCGTGATCTCCTCGGACAATGGCGCCTTTACCGTTTCCGACACCCAGAAGAAGGGTGAAGGCCTCTTCGTGCATACGGGCACCGTTTCCAAGGGCGGCTTCAAGCTCGGCGAAGCCGTGCAGCTGACGGTCGATCATGACCGTCGTTCCCGTCTGCGCGCCAACCACTCCGCCACCCACCTGCTGCATGAGGCGCTGCGCGAGGTACTCGGCACCCATGTGGCCCAGAAGGGTTCGCTGGTCGCGCCCGAGCGCCTGCGCTTCGACGTTTCGCATCCGAAGCCGATGTCGGCCGAAGAGCTGAAGGTCGTCGAGGAAATGGCAAACGAGATCGTGTTGCAGAACTCGCCGGTCGTGACGCGTCTGATGAGCGTTGACGACGCCATTGCCGAGGGCGCCATGGCGCTGTTCGGTGAAAAATACGGCGATGAGGTTCGCGTGGTGTCCATGGGCACCGGCGTGCAGGGGGCGAAAGCCAACCGGCCTTATTCCGTAGAGCTTTGCGGTGGCACCCATGTTGCCGCAACCGGCCAGATCGGCCTTATCCGCATTCTCGGCGAAAGCGCCGTCGGTGCAGGTGTGCGTCGTCTTGAAGCCGTCACTGGGCAGGGCGCGCTTGCCTATCTCGCCGAGCAGGATGAGCGGGTAAAGGCGCTGGCCTCTTCGCTGAAGGTGCAGCCGGGCGATGTGCTGTCGCGTGTCGAGGGCCTTCTCGACGAGCGCAAGAAGCTGGAGCGCGAACTTGCCGATGCCCGCAGGAAACTCGCCATGGGTGGCGGTTCTTCGGATGCCGGCGCCAATGACGTCCAGCAGGTTGCAGGCGTCAATTTCCTCGCCAAATCCCTGTCCGGCATCGATGCCAAGGACCTCAAGGGTCTTGCCGATGAAGCCAAGGCCAATCTCGGTTCCGGCGTCGTGCTGCTGATTGCCGTTTCCGAAGATGGCAAGGCAAGCGCTGTCGCCGCCGTGACCGAAGATCTGACGGCCCGTTTCAGCGCCGTCGATATCGTCCGCACGGCCTCTGCCGCGCTTGGCGGCAAGGGTGGCGGCGGACGCCCCGATATGGCGCAGGCCGGTGGCCCGGATGGCGCCAAGGCGCAGGAAGCCATCGAAGCGGTGGCTGCGGCGCTCGCTGCATGA
- a CDS encoding glutathione S-transferase family protein has product MSELIFYTNPMSRGRIARWMLEEVGVPYKTEILGFETSMKSPAYRLINPMAKVPAIKHGDTIVTEAAAICAYLADAFPGANLAPTPKARGLYYRWMFFAAGPLEMAASMKAMGFEVPKEKLRMAGCGSYADVMNTLERAVSENRYVAGDLFTAADVYVGAHVGWGLHFGTIEKRPAFIDYMSHLTDRPAFKRAAQLDEEAAKDLQATG; this is encoded by the coding sequence ATGAGTGAGTTGATCTTCTACACAAATCCCATGTCGCGCGGTCGCATCGCGCGCTGGATGCTCGAAGAAGTCGGCGTTCCGTATAAAACGGAGATACTGGGCTTCGAAACCTCGATGAAATCGCCCGCCTACCGGCTGATAAACCCGATGGCCAAGGTGCCCGCCATCAAACACGGCGATACCATCGTCACCGAGGCGGCGGCGATCTGCGCTTATCTCGCCGATGCCTTTCCGGGTGCCAATCTCGCACCGACGCCGAAAGCGCGCGGACTTTATTACCGCTGGATGTTCTTCGCCGCCGGACCGCTGGAAATGGCGGCCAGCATGAAGGCGATGGGTTTTGAAGTGCCGAAGGAAAAGCTGCGCATGGCCGGCTGCGGCAGCTATGCGGATGTGATGAACACCCTTGAACGCGCCGTCAGTGAAAACCGCTATGTCGCCGGCGATCTTTTCACCGCGGCGGATGTCTATGTCGGCGCCCATGTCGGCTGGGGACTGCACTTCGGCACGATCGAAAAACGTCCCGCCTTCATCGATTACATGTCGCATCTGACCGACCGCCCGGCCTTCAAGCGGGCCGCCCAGCTGGATGAGGAAGCGGCGAAGGATTTGCAGGCAACGGGATAA